ATCCTCGTTGTTAGAAAGCAAAGCAGTAAAGTTCACATTGTCGTCACTCAGCCTGTTTTTAATAAGCTCAAGCCTGTTCTGAAGTGCTCCAACATCGCCACGCTGAGCAACAACATTGTCTATATGCCTGTCCAAATCACTCAGAAGAGAATTAACTGTATTAACATCACCGCTATTTAAAGCATTGATTAAATTGTCCAGAACTTTGAACAAGTTCCCTTTGTTTTCGTCTGCCTCACCCTGAATGTAGAAAACCTGATTTGCCGTTTTGTTTATTTCAATGAAGTTTGCCTTCATAACCTCATACTTTATGATATTCTTGCCTGTTGCAGGGTCAACCGGATAGCCACCAGATGACGAAAAATCACCTGTGTCTGAAAAAGACCCATCATCTTTCAGCGGCGCTGTATCTGTTTTAAAACCAGAGAAGATATACCTTCCTGCATAGTTGGTATTCCCAACCTGAATAATGTGTTCTTTAATCTGCGAAACCTCTTTGGCAATCTGAGCCATGTCTTCTTTTGTGTTTGTACCATTTGCACCCCTTACAGCAAGCTCTCTTATCCTTTGCAGTGACTCTGTTATATCCGCAAGTGCACTTTCTGTTGTATCAACCCAGGATGTAGCATCATCCACATTTTTCTGAAGCTGCTCTATCTCAGAAACGTCAGTTCTAAGCCTCAGTGACCTTGCAGTTATCACAGGGTCATCAGATGGATACCTGATCTTTTTGCCTGTTGCCATTTTAAACTGCAAATCATCAAGCCTTGCAAGGTTTTTGTTGAGGTTTATAAGAAAATTATTCACCATCATATTGTTTGTTATTCTCATACCAAACTCACCTCAAATGCTTTTTAAAATTATCTTCCCACAAGCCCGAGCCTGTTTATTAAAACATCCAGCATCTCATCAAATGCATTTATCATCCTTGCTGATGCCTGAAACCCGTGCTGGTATTTTATCAAATTTGTCATCTCTTCATCTATTGAAACACCGGATAGAGCCTGGCGACGATTGTCAAGCTGGGTGACCATTACCTTTTGGTTTTCTGCAAAGTTCTTTGCACCCTGTGCATCAACACCAAGGTTTGAGATTAAAGACTTTAAAAAGTCTTCAAACTTGCCTTCTCTAAAGATTGAAGTGTCATTTCTAAGCTTTAGAAGCTTAACAACAAGGTCATTGCCACCCGGAAGATTCTCTTTGTCAGTTGTTGTTGCTATGTTGTTCAAATCATTCATAATATCATCTGAAACTTTAATATACCTTGCATAGAAAAATGTCTGACCAACAGGCGGCTCGAAAAAGTTTATACCTGTTTTTTGACCGTTTAAAGACCATCCCAGTGTATGAAGTTTATTGAACTTTTCAATAAGCTTTCTTGCAAACTCATTGAGCCTGTTTAAATAATGTGGAATGCCGGTAAATTTGTTTGAATTTGGTATATTAGCAATAAAATTGCCATTCTCATCTTTACTTTCGTCAAGTCCACCAGCACCATCTCTCATATCTAAAAGTCCTTTTAGCTCGCCAGACTTTATATTCAAAACCTGCCCGGTATCCTTCCACATAACAACAAAAAGCCCAGGAACATCATACAGGTTCTGCTGCGAAAGTGGGTCGTCAGGGTTAAATCCTGCTGGCAGACCGTTTGAATCAAAACTGCTTTTTCTCATGATTTTCGATTTATCTGTCTCAAGCTCGTAAACTGTGAAGTGATTCACAAGAGTCTCCCCACCGGCTATCTGGACAATGAATCTACCATCTTTATCTTCATATGCTGTTGTGTCAACAATTTTTGAGAGCTTATCTACCAGAAGATTTCTCTGGTCGCGAAGGTCGTTTGCCTTCTCGCCACGAAGCTCCAGTACAAAAATCTGCTGATTCAGGTCTGCTATCTGATGAGCAATACTGTTTATATCAAGGATTCTATCATAAATCTGGTCATTTAGCTCACTTTGCAAGTCTTCAAGCTGTTTGTACATCTTGTGAATTGTGTCTGTCAGTGCAGATGCCCTCTGGCGTACCAGTGCTCTGACAGTCAAACTCTCCGGATTTTTAGAAAGCTCCTGCAAGCTTGAGAAAAACTGGTCTATGACGCTTGAAAGTCCAGTGTCACTTGGTTCGTTGAAGATTGATTCTATAAAATTTAGGTTGTCAGCTTTTATTTCATACTCGCCCTGGCGGGAGTATTCGTTTCTGTACTGCATATCCAAAAACATGTCTCTAATCTGCACAAGGTTCTGAACATCTGCACCCATGCCAACCTGAAATTTTGGATCATAAAAACCCACCCTGCTTGCTGGTGCAACAGATTTTACATTCAGAACCTGTCTTGTATATCCCGGTGTTGAAGCATTTGCAACGTTGTGTGATGTAACCTCAAGCCCTTTTCTGTTGACAAATATACCTGTTCTTGCTATTTCAAGCCCGTAAAAAGACATATCTTTTTCAACTCCTTTTGAAAATTTTTAAAGCTTTATGTCAAACATATTCTTTTTTGTGAGCTTGCTTTGCCCGTCTTTCTGGTAAGTTGTGTCGTCGGTGAAATAGGATGAGACTAAATTTGTCATAAAATCTATGTATTCAAGCGAACTTTGAATAAGGCTCAAATTCAAATGATTTACCCTTTTTATCTCCTCAACAAGCTTACCTATTGAACTTTTTAACTCAATCAGCCTCTTTTGCTGAACACCGTCACAAAGCTCTATAAGGTCATCAAGTGATGAAACCTCTTTATTTTTTCCTTTCAAAAGTTCGGCAATCAACCTCTGTCGCGCTTCTTCCAACCTTTTTATCTCATCTGCCTTCTGTTTTTCGAAAGTAGATTGTTCTATAAGGGCTGAGATGTTGTTCTCAACTATGAATTTTGTTTTGGAGCAAAATAACTCAAGTATCTCTTTTAAAATGCTTTGCTCTTTTTCCAGAATTTCAATTACACCATTTACATTCTGGATCATAAAAAATCAACTCTTTCCTGTAATAAATTTTCTTTATAATAAATATAAAGGCTGCCAAAATTTTTAAAGCAGCCATTTAAAAATTCTTTGCTTTAGAACTGTTTGGTTTGTTGTTTATATTCTCTTATCAGCTTTTCCACAACGTCCTTTGCACTTACACTGTAGGTGCCTGACTCAATTTTGCTCTTTATCTCATTTACTTTTTCCTCTCGAATATCAGGTGTTGATTTTATGGCATTCAGAATTGTCTGAAAATCCCTTGCCTCGCTTGAGATTTCAAGCTTATCTGCATTTTTTACATCCTGTTTTTTTTCTACCCTGTTCACTTTTGTGCCACTGCTGTATATCTGGAATATCCTCATTCTGTCTTCTATTCTCATGGAATATCCCGCCCTTTGCTTCTTTTAACATCTTCACTTAATATATCGTTAGAAGTTGCAAAAAAGTTTAACAAAAAATTATCTTTTTTCGTCATCCTTAAACTCTTTAGAAAGGTATCTATAGCCGCCTTCTTTTTTCTTAGCAAACTCCTCATTTTTCTTCATGCTCTCTTTTAGCTTGTTATCATCAAGATAGCTCAAAAACTTTGTTCCAACCTCTCTCTTGCACTCCTCACAAAGTCTGCCCGTTTTTATAGCCTTCCCACATCTTTCACACTCCAAAATGATATTGCTCTCACCCACAATCTCAAGCCTTTCTTCTTTTAAAAATCTCAGGATCTTCTCAGGTGACACACCCGTTGCACTGGATACCTCCGGCAGCGTCGCACCCGGATGATCATACAAATAATCCTTTACCTTTTTAAAATCCTCTTCCTCTTCTTTCCTGCACTGAGGGCAGATAGGACTTCCATCATACAGGTAAAGCTTACCGCACCTTCTGCAATTTCTCACATTCATTTAACACAACCCCCTATTTTAATCTTCCTGATGGTTTTGTTATCGCCAAAACGGATACGTACACCCTGCTTGCACCGCTTTTTAACAAAACCTTTGAACACTCATTTGCAGTTGCACCCGTTGTGAAAATATCATCAACAAGCAAAATGGTCTTTTCTTTTATATATTTTTCATACCCGTTTTTAACCACAATTTTATCTTTTATCTCTCTTTTTCTCTCCTGTCTTGAGAGGTTGTAAAAAGGCTCTGTAAAATAGGTTCTCTTCAGAGCATCAAGTAAAGGTATCTTCAGTATCTTTGAAATATTCTTCGCCAGTAAATATGAATGGTTATACCCTCTTTTCAAATACCTCTCATAACTAATTGGTACAGGAATTACAATATCAAACTTTATATTTCCACTTTTTACTTTATCCACCATTAAGTTTGAAAAGGTTATGGCATTCTGGCAAAAGCCTCTGTATTTGAAAAGATGAATACCTCTTCTAACAACACCGTCGTAATAGAAAACAGGAAAGACCTTTTCAAATGAAAAGTTTTCTCTCTGGCAGCTCGGGCAAAGGTTTAAAATAAAATCGCCAACTGGCACTCCACATTTTTCGCAGGTTTTGCCCTGGATAAATTTGATGAACTTCCTGCACTCATTGCACGGATCAACCCCTACCCTGCCGCAAAATGAACAGCGAGCAGGAAAGAAAAACTGAATTAGTTTTTCCATCTTTTTAGATTTCAAGCTTTACAGTAGTTTTATCTATATTAAACCACAAAGAAATAGAAAATTCCAGACTTTAAAAAATAAAAGACACGCTTTTTAGAATTTTTGATTGCGTTTTAGAAAGGAATTTTGAGTTCCATATAGTTTAAAACTTTCATCGTATTTCCTTCACATCCTTTCACTTTACAAAAATTTTAGCTCAAAGCCTCTTCAATAGTTGTATATTTTTTTATCAGCTTTTCTATTCCACAAGTTGAAAGAAGCCTGTTAATATAGCTTGAGCTGCAAACCAGAACAAGCTCTTTTGCAAACGCTCTTGCAGTCTTGAACCTCCCAACCAGAAAACCAACACCTGATGAGTCCATAAAGGTAAGCTCAGAGATGTCAATCACCACTTTTTGCACCTCAGGGCTTACTATTTTCATGTCAAACCTTACCCTGAATTTGTCAGCATTGTGCTGGTCAAGTTCACCTTTTATTTTTAAAATAAGTGTTCCCTCTATCATTATTGATTCAAAATCCATTATTTCGCACCCCGTTTTAAATGTTATATTACTTCTAATTCTATATTACCCCAAAAAATCCTTCAGTATTTTATGTAATATTTTGTCAAATTAGAATTTATTGCTTGCAATGTGCAAAATAAAAACCCCTCAGCAGCTTTTTGCCACCGAGAGGTTAGCTTTTTTTATTTGGAGCGGGTGATGGGAATCGAACCCACGCTGCCAGCTTGGAAGGCTGGTGTTCTACCATTGAACTACACCCGCTTTTTTTAACCGTCCATCAGACAATAAACATTATAATATCTAAAATAATGATTGTCAATAGTTATAAGAAGAATATATTCTGTTTTTCTCTCGTAAAAACAAAAGCCACAAGTACAGGTTAAGTAATTTTCCTCAACCTGCCTGTGGCAATGTCATCGACTCTAAATTAACATAGGGTAAGTATAAAACCCTGCTTTTAACTTTTTCTTAATTGTTTTAGTCCATAAAAGGCAATTATTATACCGATTATTGATAGTATAGAGGTAATATAAAAATTAAACATATAACTTCCGGATATATCCCTCACAGACCCTGAAATCAAATTTCCTAAAA
The Caldicellulosiruptor morganii DNA segment above includes these coding regions:
- the flgL gene encoding flagellar hook-associated protein FlgL; protein product: MRITNNMMVNNFLINLNKNLARLDDLQFKMATGKKIRYPSDDPVITARSLRLRTDVSEIEQLQKNVDDATSWVDTTESALADITESLQRIRELAVRGANGTNTKEDMAQIAKEVSQIKEHIIQVGNTNYAGRYIFSGFKTDTAPLKDDGSFSDTGDFSSSGGYPVDPATGKNIIKYEVMKANFIEINKTANQVFYIQGEADENKGNLFKVLDNLINALNSGDVNTVNSLLSDLDRHIDNVVAQRGDVGALQNRLELIKNRLSDDNVNFTALLSNNEDVDMAEIIMKLKTAENVYRAALQTGAQILPPTLLDFLRF
- the flgK gene encoding flagellar hook-associated protein FlgK, giving the protein MSFYGLEIARTGIFVNRKGLEVTSHNVANASTPGYTRQVLNVKSVAPASRVGFYDPKFQVGMGADVQNLVQIRDMFLDMQYRNEYSRQGEYEIKADNLNFIESIFNEPSDTGLSSVIDQFFSSLQELSKNPESLTVRALVRQRASALTDTIHKMYKQLEDLQSELNDQIYDRILDINSIAHQIADLNQQIFVLELRGEKANDLRDQRNLLVDKLSKIVDTTAYEDKDGRFIVQIAGGETLVNHFTVYELETDKSKIMRKSSFDSNGLPAGFNPDDPLSQQNLYDVPGLFVVMWKDTGQVLNIKSGELKGLLDMRDGAGGLDESKDENGNFIANIPNSNKFTGIPHYLNRLNEFARKLIEKFNKLHTLGWSLNGQKTGINFFEPPVGQTFFYARYIKVSDDIMNDLNNIATTTDKENLPGGNDLVVKLLKLRNDTSIFREGKFEDFLKSLISNLGVDAQGAKNFAENQKVMVTQLDNRRQALSGVSIDEEMTNLIKYQHGFQASARMINAFDEMLDVLINRLGLVGR
- a CDS encoding flagellar protein FlgN — translated: MIQNVNGVIEILEKEQSILKEILELFCSKTKFIVENNISALIEQSTFEKQKADEIKRLEEARQRLIAELLKGKNKEVSSLDDLIELCDGVQQKRLIELKSSIGKLVEEIKRVNHLNLSLIQSSLEYIDFMTNLVSSYFTDDTTYQKDGQSKLTKKNMFDIKL
- the flgM gene encoding flagellar biosynthesis anti-sigma factor FlgM is translated as MRIEDRMRIFQIYSSGTKVNRVEKKQDVKNADKLEISSEARDFQTILNAIKSTPDIREEKVNEIKSKIESGTYSVSAKDVVEKLIREYKQQTKQF
- a CDS encoding TIGR03826 family flagellar region protein, which translates into the protein MNVRNCRRCGKLYLYDGSPICPQCRKEEEEDFKKVKDYLYDHPGATLPEVSSATGVSPEKILRFLKEERLEIVGESNIILECERCGKAIKTGRLCEECKREVGTKFLSYLDDNKLKESMKKNEEFAKKKEGGYRYLSKEFKDDEKR
- a CDS encoding ComF family protein yields the protein MEKLIQFFFPARCSFCGRVGVDPCNECRKFIKFIQGKTCEKCGVPVGDFILNLCPSCQRENFSFEKVFPVFYYDGVVRRGIHLFKYRGFCQNAITFSNLMVDKVKSGNIKFDIVIPVPISYERYLKRGYNHSYLLAKNISKILKIPLLDALKRTYFTEPFYNLSRQERKREIKDKIVVKNGYEKYIKEKTILLVDDIFTTGATANECSKVLLKSGASRVYVSVLAITKPSGRLK
- a CDS encoding STAS domain-containing protein (This anti-anti-sigma factor, or anti-sigma factor antagonist, belongs to a family that includes characterized members SpoIIAA, RsbV, RsfA, and RsfB.); the encoded protein is MDFESIMIEGTLILKIKGELDQHNADKFRVRFDMKIVSPEVQKVVIDISELTFMDSSGVGFLVGRFKTARAFAKELVLVCSSSYINRLLSTCGIEKLIKKYTTIEEALS